Part of the Agelaius phoeniceus isolate bAgePho1 unplaced genomic scaffold, bAgePho1.hap1 Scaffold_105, whole genome shotgun sequence genome is shown below.
cccttcccacagtcggggcagcggaagggcctctcctctgtgtgaatccgatagtgctggaggagattGGAGCTGGTCAGAAActtcttcctgcatttatcacactcgtagggcctctcccctgtgtggatgcgcagGTGCTTGACGAGGATGGATttgtgcttgaatcccttcccacagtcggggcagcggaagggcctctcctctgtgtgaatctgatagtgcaggaggagatgggagctggtcagaaacctcttcccacacttggaacacgcatagggcctctccccagtgtgggtcctctggtgcgtGATCAGgtgggagctctggctgaagcgcGTCCCACACTTGGAACACTCGTacggcctctccccagtgtggatcctctggtgcatgatcaggctggagctctcgCTGAAActcttcccacactgcccacactcgtagggcctttctccagtgtgggtcctctggtgcttGATCATGTCAGAGCtcctcctgaagctcttcccacactccccacactcatagggcttctccccactgtggatcctctggtgcttGATCAGGTTGGAGTTCaaggtgaagctcttcccacactccacgcacgtgtggggcttctccccatcatggagctgctcatggagcaccagctccaagctctggctccatctccggccgccttcccggcccaggctggctctttccccctcccatccccgccatctgcgtttgcagcccctcctcgtgcggcagctctggggcttttcctccccgttggcttcttGCGCCGTGGAGctgctcaaaacggcctctgccaccaggttctgctgcgggcatttgtcctccctgctctccatgctcagctcctgctctgggggaggaaggacaaggaaagcatgggatttgcctccgtgccacaggcaagggcaaggagatccccccagggctgtgctgcagccggggccgtgctgggctgggagatggagcagcacagaggggaaaggggcactgacttcctcctcacctgcctgtgTGTCCCggggcatcttcctcttcctcacagacTGCCAAGGGTtggtgtggtggtttgacaggaaatgtgttttttgggatgctgtgtttttggccaatggatattcagactttaatattggcatttaacctggccattgggacatggacacgcctctgagaacacggggttaaaagcagagctctcccctgggagggtcctcttgggtttccggcgggaaagagttcgggtctctcccccggcccagctgctggctgggcagggggaggggaaaagccatgtggccaagagaggtaggcctgagccccggggtggaagggtggaagagagaaagagagagagagacaccgggagccatcgggcagccccccctgagagacacagagagagagaaagagccgctgcctgagactgtgaccttgaaactggataaacatgggcctgtgccggcagcacagctgggacggagaagagggggggattagccggccgcttgtaggagcttttaacccctttttggagaatgagaactttacagaacattgacctttcctagaagatagagtggaagatgaggaagaaaatgggccagtgtgagagaggtctgggcaagcgagagatagtagaagagtagagaagaatcctagtgggaagagatgatggagtagcttttgctggactctttttgtatagccatggacagacccatgttccttgtgatatagagactgcattctagcgGGAGGCAACGGCCTCAGAagcaagagggttcagtgttgatgccccttggccccagggggtgaaaaaatatgggggggacaggtgtcccaaaggagagattgtggggacaggtgtcccaaaagagagatgGACAGACCCaagttccttgtgacacagagactgcattctagggggaggcaatggccacagaaccaggagggttcagtgttgatgcccctcggccccagggggtgaaaaaatatgcgggggacaggtgtcccaaaggagagattgtggggacaggtgtcccaaaggagagactgtgccttttttggatcgggacagagcatccttaaaagacaaccctagaagcagctctggtccgtgttcagtggtgagagcactggacatgaaaaggaagaagtcacgacggcagatgtactctgggcggtgccacgagtgacacagaaacacacgaggcttcagctgtgtttccaggggaagcccatggtacaagaaggactcctctcctcttgatgaactgaggattgattgtctaaaaggtgctgctggaccgagagttggtgatttgaggatcaaatgtattgtgttgaaatttggtggggggaggaggaaatgcatttgtgaagttttcattttccctgtgtgtgtgtttcattttatctgtagttgtagagtagttaataaagttctggttcttttttccctaagtaggagcctgctttgcttattcctggtcacatctcacagcagaaaccagggagaaggtatcttcatgggggcactggcattgtgccagtgttaaaccatgacagttggcaatgggaaatcctggtttggagaaaacaagggatgagcacgCTGAGTTTGAAGCTCCCTCTGCCCGAGTCCATCTCAACAACTCACCGGCCATGTGGGCTCcagaaaaacctcccaaacaccaagattcagccCTGGAAAAGCGTCCCAGGAGTTCCCCGTCTCTGGTCCCTCCCCTCTGGTGTTCAGGGGctcccccctgtcccagctgctggggacacGCTTGGATTGGGGGTCCCCCTTGTGCTCggtgcccgccctgcccaggctgctggcagtgccagcaatgcCAAAAGCTCCCCCcgcttggctctccccatttcgggatgccggggctctttgggctcccgggctcccttctcccctcattctctgctctgggctgcagcggctccaaggagtcccccctgcccctctccaggctctggaggctcccgccaatggcggcgctcccccctctctgggctccccactttggcctcctggggcacacagggctctgctcctccaggctgcctctgccggcagccgccaccgccaccccccgatgtccccccgaggggccttttctGCTCAGCCTTGCACtgcttcattctccaaacatccccccaaaaacccaactgggagcaactgggagggactgggaacatgctggagggaactgggctacactgggacatactgggaggGACGGGAACGAACGTGAGGGTGAAAGAGAGGAACTGGAACCATGTGGAGCACAACTGGTTCATactggcagggactgggagcacactgggctcCTCTTCGGACCATACTGGGGGAGACTGGACTAATACTGGGAGTATCTGTGAGCGACTGGGAACACACCCTGCACATCATCCCCCATCCTGGGcctgactgggagcaactgggagcaccctggcagcaaatggcatcatactgggactgactgggtTGATCTAGGAAGTAACTGGAACCACACTGGAGACAGCTGGGACCATACTAGGAGAGATTGGAAGCAACTGGATTATACTGGGACCacactgggagggctggcatgtgactgggatcaaactggagcTTACTGGGATCATATTGGGATTGAAAGGGAGTGACTGGAATCACACTTTGGgctactgggagcagctgagggaaactGGGATCATGCTGCAAGCAAACTGGAGGAACTGAGAAGGACTGGATGCCTGCTGGAGgtaactgggatatactgggcaTGACTgggggatcatactgggagaaCTAACACCTTACTGGGGCCACTGGCAGTGCCTGGAAATGACTACAGAcatgctgggggcaactggggtatactgggagtgtctggaaCCATACTGGGGGGACTGGATCCACACTGGGAACAGGTGGGCTCATACTGGGGTAGAGTGGGATCACACTGAGGCTGACTGGAATCATGCTGGGATTGACTGGGTTGGCTGTGAGGAACTGGAATCATGCTGAAAGCAACTGGGAGAAAGTGGAAATGACTGGGAACAAGCTGGAAgcaactgggataaactgggagagACAGGGAGTCACTGGTACCATACTGGAGGCAACTGAGTACGTGCTGGCATTGACaaggagcaactgggatcacatTGGGGGCACTGGAATTGTACTGAGAGTGTCTGGGAGCCACTGGGATTAGACTGCAAgtgactgggatcatactgggggTGGCTACACTCATACTGGGATTATACTGGGTGTGAATGGAACCTgactgggggttactgggagctactgggCCCATGTTGGGAGGAAAATGTGGATATATTGGGAATCACTGGGATCAGCTGGAAGGTACTGGAACCATGCGGAGAGGACTGAGACTACAACTGGGGCAACTGGAAGTTACTGGGGAAGACCGGGATCATTCCGAGGTAACTAGAACCTTGctggggcaactgggatatactgggaatGTCTGTAACCATCCTGGGGggactggaaccacactgggaacagctggggtCTTGCTGGGGACAACTCAGACCATGCTTGGGGCCATACTGGGCATGactgggaccctgctgggagggactgggactaAATTTGGGTTAACTGGGATCATAATGGGAGGAACAGGGAACAGCTGGAATTGTgttgggggcaactgggatcaaACTTGAATCACAGTGGAAGCAGCTGGGTCCATGCTGGGTTAGACTGGGATCACACTGACAGTGACTGGAATCAtgctgggattgactgggagtGGCTGTGAGCAGCTGGAATTGTGCTGAAAGCAACTGGGAGAAAGTGGCAGTGACTGGGAGCATGCTGGAGGCTACTGGGGTCATGCTGGCATTGACAGGGAGAAACTGGAAtcacactgggggcactggtaTCATACTGGAAgtgactgggatcatactgggagtgtcttGGAGTGGCTACAATCATACTGGGATTGGAGTGGGTGTGATTGGACCCTGACTGGGGGTTACTGGCAGCTaccaggccctgctgggagccaaCTGGGGACATAATTAGAAgaactgggagcaactgggataaAAAGGTGGGGCAAGTGAACCAtgctgagggaactgggagtGCCTGGCAATGACTACTAGAATGTTCAGGGCAACTGGGATGTACTGCGAGTGTCTGAGCCCATATGGCTGGTGACTGGGACCAAACTGGGAGCAACAGGGAATGTGTTGGGGCAACTGGGAACATGCTGGGGGCAAGTGGGAGTGActggggccctgctgggagagactgggatcatactgggagtgacttgGACTCTGCTAGGGGACAACTGGGCTAACTGGGAACACACTGAATTGAAGAGGGAGCaactgggaccatgctgggaaGAAATTGCATCAACATAGGGAAtgactgggagtgactgggctCATACTGGGATCAGCCACTGCCGGCACCGGCACCCCCGAACCCCCTTCCCGGCCATCCcgcccctccagccccagcaccccccaCTGCCGGGGTCCCAACAGTCCCAGGGGTCCCCCCTTCTCGGGGTCCCCTCTTTGCCCTTCTGGGGCTCTCCTctctctgggctcctgctccgGGAAGCCGCGGCTCTCCCGGGGCTCCCCAGAACCGGTGTCCCCCCGCCGGTGCCGCCGCTCCCGGGCGGTCCCCACGTGGTCCCGGCGGAGCTCAGAGGGCCCGGCTGGCAAGCCCAACCCCACCACGGGGGGACCCGCATCTCCCCCCGCCGGGGCTCTGCCGCCACCCACACCGCGACCCCCCACAAACACCTCCCGGGGagcccccgatgtccccccgagggcCATCTGCGGCTCGGCTTtggagccctgccagctccaaacatcccccccaaaaaacccaaacccaggcACCCCCCGGCAGATTTGGGCCGAGCTACCCCTGCCCAGGCACCTGCGGGATGGGGGGCGATGCTCCCGGGGCTGTGGCGACTCCAGGGAGTGCCAGGGCCACGAgattctccctctcctctcctgctgcGGCCACTCggcctcttcctccctccctcctcgtCCCCCGTTCCCGAAGGCCAAACCATGAGGGCAaagggggcagggaaagggcaggaaccgtgaggggaaagggggcagggaaagggcgggaaccgtgaggggaaagggggagaggaaagGGCGGGAACCGTGAGGGCAaagggggcagggaaagggcgggaaccgtgaggggaaaggggcggGCTCAGGCCAAGGGCAGCGACTGTGGGGGGACACTCTGGGAGGcggcactctgcaaacagaactgcaACGGACTGAACATGAACGGGAGAGAAAGCAGTAACTCTGAATGTTTTATTTGCTgtcaaatacatcccacacacccagccccacacaatccccatcccagcacTTGAAATTGAGATCCCACATCTCCCAATCTCTTCCCAACCCCATCTCAGCCATCTCAGTCACTGTGGAATCAAGAGAATTTGTGAAGAGGTAGAGTTTCTTTGAGGTGGGAAAAAGCCCCTTTGATGTGGGCCTGAGTCCTTTCCGGGTAAGATTGAGCTCTTTTCAgtggggtttgggtggttttgaggtgacagATCCATCCCTCTTGGCTTTTAGATTGCAGAGAGGGTgagaagataaaaaaattaaggCCAAGCcaaaaggaggagcagccaggtgtattcccaacatggatcacagggaatgtggcTCATAGGGCTGTGCCCAACGTggctcctccagtgggggaaggagctggagcagcgcacgaagctcttcctgcactcggggcactcgcagggcttcccttatcGGTGCGtccgttggtgttgggtcaagtgaaagctctggctgaagctcttcccacactggggacactcgtagggcctctcccctgtgtggatgcgcagGTGCTTGACAAGGATGGATttgtgcttgaatcccttcccacagtcggggcagcggaagggcctctcctctgtgtgaatccgatagtgctggaggagattGGAGCTGGTCAGAAActtcttcctgcatttatcacactcgtagggcctctcccctgtgtggatgcgcagGTGCTTGACGAGGATGGATttgtgcttgaatcccttcccacagtcagagcattggaagggcctctcctctgtgtgaatctgatagtgcaggaggagatgggagctggtcaGAAACCTCTTCTCACACTTGGAACAcgcatagggcctctccccagtgtgggtcctctggtgcgtGATCAGgtgggagctctggctgaagcgcGTCCCACACTTGGAACACTCGTACGGCCTctctccagtgtgggtcctctggtgcttGATCATGTCAGAGCtcctcctgaagctcttcccacactccccacactcgtagggccgttccccagtgtggatcctctggtggctgatcatGTCAGAGCtcctcctgaagctcttcccacactccccacactcatagggcttctccccactgtggatcctctggtgcttGATCAGGTTGGAGTTCaaggtgaagctcttcccacactccacgcacgtgtggggcttctccccatcacggagctgctcatggagcaccagctctgagctctggctccatctccggccgccttcccggcccaggctggctctttccccctcacatccccgccatctgcgtttgcagcccctcctcgtgcagcatctccgggccttttcctccccgttggcttcctgcgccgtggagccgctcaaaacggcctctgccaccaggttctgccgcgggcatttgtcctccctgctctccatgctcagctcctgctctgggggaggaaggacaaggacagcatgggatttgcctccgtgccacaggcaagggcaaggagatccccccagggctgagctgcagccagggccgtgctgggctgggagatggagcagcacagaggggaaagggacactgacttcctcctcacctgcctgtgTGTCCCggggcatcttcctcttcctcacagacTGCCAAGGGTtggtgtggtggtttgacaggaaatgtgttttttgggatgctgtgtttttggccaatggatattcagactttaatattggcatttaacctggccattgggacatggacacgcctctgagaacacggggttaaaagcagagctctcccctgggagggttctcttgggtttccggcgggaaagagttcgggtctctcccccggcccagctgctggctgggcagggggaggggaaagccatgtggccaagagaggtaggcctgagccccggggtggaagggtggaaggaagagagaaagagagagagagacaccgggagccatcgggcagccccccctgagagacacagagagagggagaaagagccgctgcctgagactgtgaccttgaaactggataaacatgggcctgtgccggcagcacggctgggacggagaagagggggggattagccggccgcttgtaggagcttttaacccctttttggagaatgagaactttacagaacattgacctttcctagaagatagagtggaagatgaggaagaaaatgggccagtgtgagagaggtctgggcaagcgagagatagtagaagagtagagaagaatcctagtgggaagagatgatggagtagcttttgctggactctttttgtatagccatggacagacccatgttccttgtgatatagagactgcattctagcgGGAGGCAACGGCCTCAGAagcaagagggttcagtgttgatgccccttggccccagggggtgaaaaatatgggggggacaggtgtcccaaaggagagattgtggggacaggtgtcccaaaagagagatgGACAGACCCaagttccttgtgacacagagactgcattctagggggaggcaatggcctcagagccaagagggttcagtgttgatgcccctcggccccagggggtgaaaaaatatgcgggggacaggtgtcccacaggagagattgtggggacaggtgtcccaaaggagagactgtgccttttttggatcgggacagagcatccttaaaagacaaccctagaagcagttctggtccgtgttcagtggtgagagcactggacatgaaaaggaagaagtcacgacggcagatgtactccgggcggtgccacgagtgacacagaaacacacaaggcttcgactgtgtttccaggggaagcccatggtacaagaaggactcctctcctcttgatgaactgaggattgattgtctaaaaggtgctgctggaccgagagttggtgatttgaggatcaaatgtattgtgttgaaatttggtggggggaggaggaaatgcatttgtgaggttttcattttccctgtgtgtgtgtttcattttatctgtagttgtagagtagttaataaagttctggttcttttttccctaagtaggagcctgctttgcttattcctggtcacatctcacagcagaaaccagggagaaggtatcttcatgggggcactggcattgtgccagtgttaaaccatgacagttggcaatgggaaatcctggtttggagaaaacaagggatgagcacgCTGAGTTTGAAGCTCCCTCTGCCCGAGTCCATCTCAACAACTCACTGGCCATGTGGGCTCcagaaaaacctcccaaacaccaagattcagccCTGGAAAAGCCTCCCAGGAGTTCCCTGTTCCTGGTCCCTCCCCTCTGGTGTTCGGGGgttcccccctgtcccagctgctggggtcacACTTGGATTGGGGGTCCCCCTTGTGCTCggtgcccgccctgcccaggctgctggcagtgccagcaatgccaaaagctcccccctcttggctctccccatttcgggatgccggggctctttgggctcccgggctcccttctcccctcattctctgctctgggctgcagcggctccaaggagtcccccctgcccctctccaggctctggaggctcccgccaatggcggcgctcccccctctctgggctcccccctttgggctcctggggcacacagggctctgctcctccaggctgcctctgccggcagctgccactgccaccccccgatgtccccccgaggggccttttccgctcagccttgcactgcttcattctccaaacatcccccaaaaacccaactgggagcaactgggagggactgggaacatgctggagggaactgggctacactgggacatactgggaggGACGGGAACGAACGTGAGGGTGAAAGAGAGGAACTGGAACCATGTGGAGCACAACTGGTTCATactggcagggactgggagcacactgggctcCTCTTCGGACCATACTGGGGCAGACTGGACTAATACTGGGAGTATCTGTGAGCGACTGGGAACACACCCTGTACATCATCCCCCATCCTGGGCCTGACTGGGATTAACTGGGAGCACCCTGGCagcaaatggcatcatactgggactgactgggctGATCTAGgaagcaactggaaccatgctgGAGGCAGCTAGGACCATACTGGGAGAGATTGGAAGCAACTGGATTATACTGGGACCacactgggagggctggcatgtgactgggatcaaactggagcTTACTGGGATCATATTGGGGTTGAAAGGGAGCGACTGGGATCACACTTTGGgctactgggagcagctgagggaaactGGGATGATGCTGCAAGCAAACTGGTGGAactgggaaggactggatgCCTGCTGGAGGCAACTGGGATATTCTGGGCATAAttctgggatcatactgggagaaCTAATACCTTACTGGGGCCACTGGCAGTGCCTGGAAATGACTACAGAcatgctgggggcaactgggatatactgggagtgtctggaaCCATACTGGGGggactggaaccacactgggaCCACAGGTGGGCCCATACTGGGGTAGACTGGGATCACACTGAGGGTGACTGGAATCATGCTGGGATTGACTGGGTTGGCTGTGAGGAACTGAAATCATGCTGAAAGCAACTGGGAGAAAGTGGAAATGACTGGGAACAAGCTGGAAgcaactgggataaactgggagagACAGGGAGTCACTGGTACCATACTGGAGGCAACTGAGTACGTGCTGGCATTGACaaggagcaactgggatcacatTGGGGGCACTGGAATTGTACTGAGAGTGTCTGGGAGCCACTGGGATTAGACTGCAAgtgactgggatcatactgggggTGGCTACACTCATACTGGGATTATACTGGGTGTGAATGGAACCTgactgggggttactgggagctactgggCCCATGTTGGGAGGAAAATGTGGATATATTGGGAATCACTGGGATCAGCTGGAAGGTACTGGAACCATGCTGAGAGGACTGAGACTACAACTGGGGCAACTGGAAGTTACTGGGGAAGACCGGGATCATTCCGAGGTAACTAGAACCTTGctggggcaactgggatatactgggaatGTCTGTAACCATCCTGGGGggactggaaccacactgggaacagctggggtCTTGCTGGGGACAACTCAGACCATGCTTGGGGCCATACTGGGCATGactgggaccctgctgggagggactgggactaAATTTGGGTTAACTGGGATCATAATGGGAGGAACAGGGAACAGCTGGAACTGTgttgggggcaactgggatcaaACTTGAATCACAGTGGAAGCAGCTGGGTCCATGCTGGGTTAGACTGGGATCACACTGACAGTGACTGGAATCAtgctgggattgactgggagtggctgtgagctgctggaattgtgctgaAAGCAACTGGGAGAAAGTGGCAGTGACTGGGAGCATGCTGGAGGCTACTGGGGTCATGCTGGCATTGACAGGGAGAAACTGGAAtcacactgggggcactggtaTCATACTGGAAgtgactgggatcatactgggagtgtcttGGAGTGGCTACAATCATACTGGGATTGGAGTGGGTGTGATTGGACCCTGACTGGGGGTTACTGGCAGCTaccaggccctgctgggagccaaCTGGGGACATAATTAGAAgaactgggagcaactgggataaAAAGGTGGGGCAAGTGAACCATGCTGAGGGAACTGGAAGTGCCTGGCAATGACTACTAGAATGTTCAGGGCAACTGGGATGTACTGCGAGTGTCTGAGCCCATATGGGTGGTGACTGGGACCAAGCTGGGAGCAACAGGGAATGTGTTGGGGCAACTGGGAACATGCTGGGGGCAAGTGGGAGTGActggggccctgctgggagagactgggatcatactgggagtgacttgGACTCTGCTAGGGGACAACTGGGCTAACTGGGAACACACTGAATTGAAgagggagcaactgggagcaactgggaccatgctgggaaGAAATTGCATCAACATAGGGAAtgactgggagtgactgggctCATACTGGGATCAGCCAGTGCCGGCACCGGC
Proteins encoded:
- the LOC143692784 gene encoding uncharacterized protein LOC143692784, coding for MPILKSEYPLAKNTASQKTHFLSNHHTNPWQSVRKRKMPRDTQAEQELSMESREDKCPRQNLVAEAVLSGSTAQEANGEEKARRCCTRRGCKRRWRGCEGERASLGREGGRRWSQSSELVLHEQLRDGEKPHTCVECGKSFTLNSNLIKHQRIHSGEKPYECGECGKSFRRSSDMISHQRIHTGERPYECGECGKSFRRSSDMIKHQRTHTGERPYECSKCGTRFSQSSHLITHQRTHTGERPYACSKCEKRFLTSSHLLLHYQIHTEERPFQCSDCGKGFKHKSILVKHLRIHTGERPYECDKCRKKFLTSSNLLQHYRIHTEERPFRCPDCGKGFKHKSILVKHLRIHTGERPYECPQCGKSFSQSFHLTQHQRIHDGEKPHTCVECGKSFTLNSNLIKHQRIHSGEKPYECGECGKSFRRSSDMIKHQRTHTGERPYECGQCGKSFSESSSLIMHQRIHTGERPYECSKCGTRFSQSSHLITHQRTHTGERPYACSKCGKRFLTSSHLLLHYQIHTEERPFRCPDCGKGFKHKSILVKHLRIHTGERPYECDKCRKKFLTSSNLLQHYRIHTEERPFRCPDCGKGFKHKSILVKHLRIHTGERPYECPQCGKSFSQSFHLTQHRQRHR